In one window of Microbacterium dextranolyticum DNA:
- a CDS encoding M23 family metallopeptidase, which yields MLPVASIAGLPLLIPLTPEPVFAVEATRTPVRAQSFTTPDTVTGTVMVRGDYTVAVTAPVGTESYAHTADTFTNDPASAVQWPFTVGVPISSTFGYRTPPCPSCSNFHAGLDMTPGIGTPIQAIADGVVTTATEQGGAYGVYVVIRHEIDGQVVESAYAHMREGSLALTPGQTVRVGQMVGRVGDSGRSFGAHLHFEIRTGGEAVDPLAWLPARVRP from the coding sequence ATGCTCCCGGTCGCGTCGATCGCCGGACTGCCGTTGCTGATCCCGTTGACGCCGGAGCCGGTGTTCGCCGTCGAGGCGACCCGCACCCCGGTGCGCGCCCAGTCGTTCACCACCCCCGACACCGTCACCGGGACGGTGATGGTGCGCGGGGACTACACGGTGGCGGTGACCGCCCCCGTCGGGACCGAGTCGTACGCGCACACCGCGGACACATTCACCAACGACCCGGCATCGGCGGTGCAGTGGCCGTTCACCGTGGGAGTGCCGATCAGCAGCACGTTCGGGTACCGCACCCCGCCATGCCCGTCCTGCTCAAATTTCCATGCCGGACTGGACATGACCCCCGGGATCGGCACCCCGATCCAGGCGATCGCCGACGGGGTGGTCACCACCGCGACGGAGCAGGGCGGCGCGTACGGGGTGTACGTGGTGATCCGGCACGAGATCGACGGGCAGGTCGTGGAAAGCGCGTACGCGCACATGCGGGAAGGGTCCCTCGCCCTGACCCCGGGACAGACCGTGCGGGTGGGGCAGATGGTCGGCCGGGTCGGGGACAGTGGACGCAGCTTCGGCGCACACCTGCACTTCGAGATCCGCACCGGAGGCGAAGCGGTGGACCCGCTGGCGTGGCTTCCGGCGAGGGTGAGGCCCTGA
- a CDS encoding DUF6153 family protein, whose translation MIEEGASTVNQVVARRRALGSRRALWFYLAAVTAIIAGLLAMHSLSLEEDQAGTVVSASAVVAAPDAAADVLVSGVVTPSCDETVCGTSHAFAAVTCLLALLTLLILVLPARDGWMSLLAWLRSLPGRSSSFTSGSPLLRPSLIVLSISRT comes from the coding sequence GTGATCGAGGAAGGGGCGTCGACGGTGAACCAGGTGGTGGCGCGACGGCGGGCACTCGGGTCCCGGCGTGCCCTGTGGTTCTACCTGGCCGCGGTGACCGCGATCATCGCGGGGCTGCTTGCGATGCATTCGCTGAGTCTGGAAGAGGACCAGGCGGGCACTGTCGTGTCCGCCTCCGCAGTCGTTGCGGCCCCCGATGCCGCCGCTGATGTCCTGGTCAGCGGGGTGGTGACGCCCTCGTGCGATGAGACGGTCTGCGGGACGTCTCATGCTTTCGCTGCCGTGACGTGTCTGCTCGCGTTGCTGACCCTGCTCATCCTGGTGCTCCCGGCCCGGGACGGGTGGATGTCGCTGCTGGCGTGGCTGCGATCCCTCCCCGGCAGGTCGAGCTCGTTCACGTCCGGGTCGCCTCTTCTGCGGCCCTCCCTGATCGTGCTGTCGATCAGCCGCACCTGA
- a CDS encoding DUF6153 family protein → MNVIRSHARLTPGVRRLLLAAPIALAIITGLLSMHVLTGSHQPALASETSAMSTHSQVGSAPAAADDTPMTAAAAEGAGGHCQDGCGSPAGMPDHSMLMMVCVLALLAAVIVLLAPTSRALLTYAVARSRSHTRTLLVGLPHPRPPSLLVLSISRT, encoded by the coding sequence GTGAACGTGATTCGCTCGCACGCGCGTCTGACCCCCGGGGTGCGACGGCTCCTGCTGGCCGCTCCGATCGCCCTGGCGATCATCACCGGGCTGCTGTCCATGCACGTCCTGACCGGTTCCCACCAGCCCGCCCTGGCATCAGAGACCAGCGCGATGAGCACGCACAGCCAGGTCGGCTCCGCACCAGCCGCCGCCGACGATACGCCGATGACCGCAGCTGCGGCGGAGGGCGCTGGAGGGCATTGCCAGGACGGGTGCGGCAGCCCTGCGGGGATGCCGGATCACTCGATGCTGATGATGGTGTGCGTGCTGGCGCTGCTGGCCGCGGTGATCGTCCTGCTCGCCCCGACGTCCCGTGCCCTTCTCACATACGCCGTAGCCCGCTCGCGCTCCCATACCCGGACTCTGCTGGTCGGATTGCCGCATCCCCGCCCGCCTTCACTGCTTGTCCTGTCCATCAGTCGCACCTGA
- a CDS encoding DUF305 domain-containing protein produces MRFRTLTLTAGALATVLVLAGCAPTDGTMPGMDHGPGGMTSTAPSQSAAAFNAADEMFVTMMIPHHQQAIEMADQILAKDGIDERVVSLAEQIKAAQDPEIQTMKGWLEEWGVPYDDSMSGMDGMDMGGGMMSEDDMAALDAATGVEATRLFLNGMIAHHQGAVTMAQSVLTDGQNPDVAALAQQIIDGQTAEITTMQDILASL; encoded by the coding sequence ATGCGTTTTCGTACTCTCACGCTGACCGCCGGCGCCCTGGCCACCGTGCTCGTGCTCGCCGGCTGCGCCCCCACCGACGGCACCATGCCCGGCATGGACCACGGACCCGGGGGGATGACCAGCACCGCCCCCTCCCAGTCCGCCGCCGCGTTCAACGCCGCGGACGAGATGTTCGTGACCATGATGATCCCGCACCACCAGCAGGCCATCGAGATGGCCGATCAGATCCTCGCGAAAGACGGCATCGACGAGCGAGTCGTCTCCCTCGCCGAGCAGATCAAGGCCGCACAGGACCCGGAGATCCAGACCATGAAGGGCTGGCTGGAGGAGTGGGGCGTCCCGTACGACGACTCCATGTCCGGGATGGACGGCATGGACATGGGCGGCGGGATGATGTCGGAGGACGACATGGCCGCTCTGGATGCCGCGACCGGGGTCGAGGCGACCCGCCTGTTCCTGAACGGCATGATCGCTCACCACCAGGGCGCCGTGACGATGGCGCAGTCGGTGCTCACCGACGGACAGAACCCGGACGTGGCCGCCCTCGCGCAGCAGATCATCGACGGGCAGACCGCCGAGATCACCACGATGCAGGACATCCTCGCCAGCCTCTGA
- a CDS encoding F510_1955 family glycosylhydrolase, whose translation MISPTTRRLAITATVTVALLLTGCSTTPAEPDAPAGTAAGFGHVHGIVDAGDSTVLLGTHTGLYTLGEDGTVTGPVGGIDLDAMGLTATGDTLYASGHPGPSTPAELGAPNLGIIRSLDAGASWEPVAFTGEEDFHVLTVTGDGTLYGIGSSRLLLRTSSDGGQSWADGAELPAVDLAAATDGTLYAATQDGLQHSTDGGATFTPAPDAPVLYLVETDPTGGVVGVDTDGTLRRLVGTGWENVGTTTGTVQALGVTGDGAIVLVDDRGVVWIRDTTATVLIPAATP comes from the coding sequence ATGATCTCTCCCACCACCCGCAGACTGGCGATCACGGCCACCGTCACCGTCGCGCTGCTGCTCACGGGCTGCAGCACCACCCCTGCGGAGCCCGATGCCCCCGCGGGCACCGCGGCCGGGTTCGGGCATGTGCACGGCATCGTCGACGCCGGTGACAGCACCGTGCTGCTGGGCACCCACACCGGCCTGTACACGCTGGGCGAGGACGGCACCGTCACCGGCCCGGTCGGTGGCATCGACCTGGACGCGATGGGACTGACCGCTACCGGTGACACCCTCTACGCGTCCGGGCACCCCGGCCCGTCCACCCCGGCGGAGCTCGGCGCCCCCAACCTCGGCATCATCCGCAGCCTCGACGCCGGCGCCTCGTGGGAACCGGTCGCGTTCACCGGGGAAGAGGACTTCCACGTCCTCACCGTCACCGGCGACGGCACCCTGTACGGGATCGGATCCTCCCGGCTGCTGCTGCGCACCAGCAGCGACGGCGGGCAGAGTTGGGCGGACGGTGCCGAGCTACCCGCCGTCGACCTGGCCGCCGCGACCGACGGCACCCTGTACGCCGCCACCCAGGACGGGCTGCAGCACAGCACCGACGGTGGCGCCACCTTCACCCCGGCGCCGGACGCGCCAGTGCTGTACCTGGTGGAGACCGACCCAACCGGTGGGGTGGTCGGAGTGGACACCGACGGGACGTTGCGACGCCTAGTCGGCACCGGCTGGGAGAACGTCGGCACCACCACGGGAACCGTCCAAGCCCTCGGGGTCACCGGGGACGGTGCGATCGTCCTGGTCGATGACCGCGGCGTGGTCTGGATCCGCGACACCACCGCCACCGTTCTCATCCCGGCGGCAACACCATGA
- a CDS encoding phosphoketolase family protein, whose amino-acid sequence MTPTPAPPAWAHRTTDATAEQLAAVDAWWRAANYLSIGQIYLQGNPLLRHRLSRDDIKPRLLGHWGTTPGLNFLYAHLNRAIRDRDLNTLYVTGPGHGGPGMVANAYLDGTYTERYPGIDRTEEGLRALFRQFSFPGGIPSHASPETPGSINEGGELGYSLVHAYGAAFDNPDLLVACVIGDGEAETGPLATAWHGNKFLNPAHDGVVLPILHLNGYKIANPTVLSRIPEEELVALLRGYGHHPHVVTVGFDGETPQESHATFAAVLDAVLDEIADIKAAAAAGTLEGRPAWPAIVLRSPKGWTCPKIIDGLPVEGTWRAHQVPLAEVRDNPEHLRILEDWLASYRPHELFDVTGAPRPATVAIAPDGDRRMSANPAGNGGQLTVPLRLPDFHKHAQPVDPAERGAGTGEATRVLGEWLAGVIRDNPDNFRIFGPDETASNRLAPPVYQATGKQWNAAVEPVDEHLAPTGRVMEVLSEHQCQGWLEGYVLTGRHGLFNCYEAFTHIVDSMFNQHAKWLEAAREVSWRDPIPSFNYLLSSHVWRQDHNGFSHQDPGFIDLALNKSPDIVRVYLPFDANTLLSTYDHCLRSAGYINVVVAGKQPAPQWLTMDEAIEHCARGLGILPWAGTETEGTEPDVVLAAAGDVPTLETLAAAALLREHIPDLRVRVVNVVDLTRLQSEDQHPHGLPDREFDAIFTPDKPVIFAYHGYPWLIHRLTYKRAGHQNLHVHGFQERGTTTTPFDMVMLNDLDRYQLAIDVLDHVPGLAARQAGLRQELQDARLRARAHTRQHGTDIPAVADWEWPHPDTDTPATDPVIGKEL is encoded by the coding sequence ATGACCCCCACACCGGCACCCCCCGCGTGGGCGCACCGCACCACTGATGCCACCGCCGAGCAGTTGGCGGCGGTGGATGCGTGGTGGCGGGCGGCGAACTATCTGAGCATCGGGCAGATCTACCTGCAGGGTAACCCGCTGCTGCGCCACCGCCTCAGCCGGGACGACATCAAGCCGCGGCTGCTGGGGCATTGGGGCACCACCCCGGGCCTGAACTTCCTCTACGCCCACCTGAACCGCGCCATCCGCGACCGCGACCTGAACACCCTGTACGTGACCGGGCCCGGGCACGGCGGACCCGGCATGGTCGCCAACGCCTACCTCGACGGCACCTACACCGAACGCTACCCGGGCATCGACCGCACCGAAGAGGGGCTGCGGGCGCTGTTCCGGCAGTTCTCCTTCCCGGGCGGGATCCCCTCGCACGCGTCCCCGGAAACGCCCGGGTCGATCAACGAGGGCGGGGAGCTGGGCTACTCCCTCGTGCACGCCTACGGGGCCGCGTTCGACAACCCCGACCTGCTGGTCGCCTGCGTGATCGGTGACGGGGAGGCGGAGACCGGGCCGCTGGCGACCGCGTGGCACGGCAACAAGTTCCTCAACCCCGCCCATGACGGGGTGGTGCTGCCGATCCTGCATCTGAACGGGTACAAGATCGCCAACCCGACCGTGCTGTCCCGCATCCCCGAGGAAGAGCTGGTCGCGCTGCTGCGCGGCTACGGCCATCACCCCCACGTCGTCACGGTCGGCTTCGATGGCGAGACCCCGCAGGAGTCCCACGCGACGTTCGCGGCGGTCCTGGATGCGGTGCTGGATGAGATCGCGGACATCAAGGCCGCCGCGGCGGCCGGGACGCTGGAGGGGCGGCCGGCGTGGCCGGCGATCGTGCTGCGCAGCCCGAAGGGGTGGACCTGCCCGAAGATCATCGACGGTCTGCCGGTGGAGGGCACCTGGCGGGCACACCAGGTGCCGCTCGCCGAGGTCCGCGACAATCCCGAGCACCTGCGGATCCTCGAGGACTGGCTGGCGTCCTACCGCCCGCACGAGCTGTTCGACGTGACCGGCGCCCCCCGCCCGGCCACGGTCGCGATCGCCCCGGACGGGGATCGGCGGATGAGCGCGAACCCGGCCGGCAACGGCGGACAACTCACCGTCCCGCTGCGGCTCCCGGACTTCCACAAGCACGCGCAGCCGGTCGACCCGGCCGAGCGGGGTGCGGGAACCGGGGAAGCGACCCGCGTGCTGGGCGAGTGGCTGGCGGGGGTGATCCGGGACAACCCGGACAACTTCCGCATCTTCGGCCCGGACGAGACCGCCTCCAACCGGCTCGCCCCACCCGTCTACCAGGCCACCGGCAAGCAGTGGAACGCGGCCGTGGAGCCCGTCGACGAGCACCTGGCCCCGACTGGGCGGGTGATGGAGGTGCTCAGCGAGCACCAGTGCCAGGGCTGGCTCGAGGGCTACGTCCTTACCGGCCGGCATGGGCTGTTCAACTGCTACGAGGCGTTCACCCACATCGTCGACTCGATGTTCAACCAGCACGCCAAATGGCTCGAAGCGGCCCGGGAGGTGTCGTGGCGGGACCCGATCCCGAGCTTCAACTACCTGCTCTCCAGCCACGTCTGGCGGCAGGACCACAACGGGTTCTCTCACCAGGACCCCGGGTTCATCGACCTCGCCCTGAACAAGAGCCCCGACATCGTCCGCGTCTACCTGCCGTTCGACGCGAACACGCTGCTGTCCACCTACGACCACTGCCTGCGCTCGGCCGGGTACATCAACGTCGTCGTCGCCGGGAAGCAGCCCGCCCCGCAGTGGCTGACGATGGACGAGGCGATCGAGCACTGCGCTCGTGGGCTCGGGATCCTGCCGTGGGCGGGCACCGAAACCGAAGGCACCGAGCCGGATGTGGTGCTCGCCGCCGCCGGCGACGTCCCCACCCTCGAGACCCTCGCCGCGGCGGCGCTGCTGCGCGAGCACATCCCCGACCTGAGAGTGCGGGTGGTGAACGTGGTCGACCTGACCCGGCTGCAATCCGAGGACCAGCACCCGCACGGTCTCCCGGACCGGGAGTTCGATGCGATCTTCACTCCCGACAAGCCGGTGATCTTCGCCTACCACGGCTACCCGTGGCTGATCCACCGACTCACCTACAAGCGCGCCGGGCACCAGAACCTGCACGTGCACGGGTTCCAGGAGCGCGGCACCACCACGACCCCGTTCGACATGGTCATGCTCAACGACCTCGACCGTTACCAGCTCGCCATCGACGTCCTCGACCACGTCCCTGGCCTGGCCGCCCGCCAAGCCGGGCTGCGTCAGGAGCTGCAGGACGCCCGCCTGCGCGCCCGCGCCCACACCCGTCAGCACGGCACCGACATCCCCGCCGTCGCCGACTGGGAATGGCCTCACCCCGACACTGATACACCCGCCACCGACCCCGTCATCGGGAAGGAACTGTGA
- a CDS encoding heavy metal translocating P-type ATPase — MNDTKTVTLQVSGMLRATSKNVTEAHLSRQPGVIAVDANPVSQTATVTYDPDTTSVAHLQQWVIDCGYHCAGQSVPDHICDPAHDPHDEGAHDHSAHHGPAAEGAQEPHASHDAHEGHTDATGHASHAGHKGPAGYHDDPVHDHAAGHDHTHAPSATADDGEHAGHHVEHAGHTAAAGGHDHGAASGHSAQEMMGHGGHHGGMSMDAMIRDMRNRFLVALILSIPITLWSPIGREVIGFEVPAPFGLRDDVFMLILSLPVIFYSAWIFFDGAYRALRAKTLDMMVLVAVGVGAGWLYSLAVTLTGGGEVFYEAATVLATFVLLGHWVEMRARGGANDAIRTLLELAPSQAVVIRDGQEVEIPTSEVVPGDLMLVRPGAKIPTDGVVESGESEVDESMVTGESMPVDKAPGSEVIGATVNTVGTLRVTATKVGSDTALAQIVKLVQEAQNSKAPGQRLADRAAFWLVLVALIGGTLTFLVWLLAGAAIPMAILFAITVVVITCPDALGLATPTAIMVGTGLGAKRGVLFKNASGIETAAHIDTVVFDKTGTLTKGEPEVTDYIPVGDDDLETLSLAVALERESEHPLAKAIVNYADARDIPRRTATAFRNVTGQGAIATVDGRQVVLGNPRLLTGEGIDISGVQAAQQDLAGSGRTAILFAVDGQVAGIIGLADAPRDTAKTAIDALHEQGVEVAMLTGDNKPTADRIAALLGIDTVIADVLPEDKSAKVAELQKTGKKVAMVGDGVNDAPALAQADLGIAIGAGTDVAIETADVVLMRSDPLDVAIALKIGKGTLRKMRQNLGWAIGYNAAALPIAAGVFYPAFGIMLSPEIAALSMSGSSVIVAVNALLLKRLRLPAQAPAATTMQKEPEHA; from the coding sequence ATGAACGACACCAAAACCGTGACCCTGCAGGTCAGCGGTATGCTCCGCGCGACCTCCAAGAACGTCACCGAAGCCCACCTGAGCCGCCAACCCGGGGTGATCGCCGTGGACGCGAACCCGGTCTCGCAGACCGCGACCGTCACCTACGACCCCGACACCACCTCGGTCGCGCACCTGCAGCAGTGGGTCATCGACTGCGGGTATCACTGCGCCGGCCAGTCCGTCCCCGACCATATCTGCGACCCCGCGCACGACCCGCACGACGAGGGTGCGCACGACCACAGCGCCCACCACGGCCCCGCAGCTGAGGGCGCACAAGAACCGCACGCGAGTCACGACGCGCACGAGGGCCACACGGATGCCACGGGTCACGCCAGCCACGCGGGCCATAAGGGTCCTGCGGGCTATCACGACGACCCCGTCCACGATCACGCCGCTGGCCACGACCACACGCACGCCCCGTCGGCGACGGCGGATGACGGTGAGCATGCCGGTCACCACGTCGAGCACGCCGGTCACACCGCGGCCGCGGGTGGGCACGATCATGGTGCAGCGTCGGGTCACAGTGCGCAGGAGATGATGGGCCACGGTGGGCATCACGGCGGGATGTCGATGGACGCGATGATCCGCGACATGCGCAACCGGTTCCTGGTCGCGCTGATCCTGTCGATCCCGATCACCCTGTGGTCTCCGATCGGGCGGGAGGTGATCGGATTCGAGGTGCCGGCACCGTTCGGGCTGCGCGATGACGTGTTCATGCTGATCCTGTCGCTGCCGGTGATCTTCTACTCGGCGTGGATCTTCTTCGACGGCGCCTACCGGGCGCTGCGCGCGAAGACCCTCGACATGATGGTGCTCGTCGCGGTCGGTGTCGGCGCCGGCTGGCTGTACTCCCTCGCGGTCACCCTCACCGGCGGCGGTGAAGTGTTCTACGAAGCCGCCACGGTGCTTGCCACCTTCGTGCTGCTGGGGCATTGGGTGGAGATGCGCGCCCGCGGCGGCGCGAACGACGCCATCCGCACCCTCCTGGAGCTCGCACCCTCGCAGGCGGTCGTGATCCGTGACGGGCAGGAGGTCGAGATCCCCACCAGCGAGGTCGTCCCGGGGGATCTGATGCTGGTGCGGCCGGGGGCCAAGATCCCCACCGACGGTGTCGTGGAATCCGGAGAGTCCGAGGTGGACGAGTCGATGGTCACCGGCGAGTCCATGCCGGTGGACAAAGCGCCCGGGTCGGAGGTGATCGGAGCGACCGTGAACACCGTCGGCACCCTCCGCGTCACAGCCACCAAAGTCGGCTCGGACACGGCGTTGGCGCAGATCGTGAAGCTCGTGCAGGAGGCGCAGAACTCCAAAGCCCCCGGGCAGCGCCTCGCCGACCGGGCAGCGTTCTGGCTCGTCCTGGTCGCCCTGATCGGCGGCACCCTCACCTTCCTGGTGTGGCTGCTCGCCGGCGCTGCAATCCCGATGGCGATCCTGTTCGCTATCACCGTCGTCGTCATCACCTGCCCCGACGCGCTCGGCCTCGCCACCCCGACGGCGATCATGGTCGGCACCGGGCTCGGCGCGAAACGGGGCGTGTTGTTCAAGAACGCCTCCGGGATCGAAACCGCCGCCCACATCGACACGGTCGTGTTCGACAAGACCGGCACCCTCACCAAGGGGGAGCCGGAGGTCACCGACTACATCCCCGTCGGCGACGACGACCTCGAGACTCTCTCCCTCGCGGTCGCGTTGGAGCGGGAATCCGAGCATCCTCTGGCGAAAGCGATCGTGAATTACGCCGACGCCCGCGACATCCCCCGTCGCACCGCGACCGCGTTCCGAAACGTCACCGGGCAGGGCGCGATCGCCACCGTCGACGGTCGACAGGTCGTCCTCGGCAACCCGCGCCTTCTCACCGGGGAGGGGATCGACATCAGCGGGGTGCAGGCCGCTCAGCAGGACCTGGCTGGGTCCGGCCGCACCGCGATCCTGTTCGCCGTGGACGGGCAAGTCGCCGGGATCATCGGTCTCGCCGACGCACCCCGGGACACCGCAAAGACCGCGATCGACGCTCTCCACGAGCAGGGCGTCGAGGTCGCAATGCTCACCGGGGACAACAAGCCCACCGCCGACCGGATCGCCGCTCTCCTCGGCATCGACACCGTGATCGCGGATGTGCTCCCCGAGGACAAGTCCGCGAAGGTCGCCGAGCTGCAGAAGACGGGCAAGAAGGTCGCGATGGTCGGCGACGGCGTCAACGACGCCCCCGCCCTCGCCCAGGCCGACCTCGGCATCGCGATCGGCGCCGGCACCGACGTCGCCATCGAGACCGCCGACGTGGTCCTGATGCGCTCGGACCCGCTCGATGTTGCGATCGCACTCAAGATCGGCAAGGGCACACTGCGAAAGATGCGGCAGAACCTGGGCTGGGCCATCGGATACAACGCCGCCGCCCTCCCCATCGCCGCTGGCGTGTTCTACCCGGCGTTCGGGATCATGCTGTCCCCGGAGATCGCCGCCCTGTCGATGTCCGGTTCCTCCGTGATCGTCGCCGTCAACGCCCTCCTCCTCAAGCGGCTCCGCCTGCCCGCCCAGGCGCCCGCTGCGACGACCATGCAGAAGGAGCCCGAACATGCCTGA
- a CDS encoding multicopper oxidase family protein: MPDRPLSPTPSSPMLLTRRGVLGLGLGAVAAAVLASCTPAPQWVTPTGAAVSGTEKNRGGTGRVTTVDLTAAPTTLDLAGTAAATWAFGGIPAPVIRLTAGDTLKATVRNQLDADTSVHWHGLALRNDMDGVPPVTQAPIAPGGQFAYEFVTPHPGTYWFHPHVGPQLDHGLYGALIIDDPDEKVTWDDEWVLILDDWLDGVTATPDQVLTDLSKGMGDMGGMGDMFMRMGNLLMGATSDLLGGDAGDVYYPHYLINGKPKADPAQFTGTPGARVRIRVINAGSDTAFRFAIGGHTLTITHTDGFPVDPVEVDSVLIGMGERYDLQVTLDDGVFPVVADAEGKQDRAFALVRTAAGTAPASDVPVAELGTGRVGTAAGLSATASVTLHQASPDRVVHLALTGGMEAYDWGINGRRFDMNDPLRDAHAVSMGERVQLRIRNDTEMWHPFHLHGHTYQHANGGPRKDTSIILPGQTLTVDFDADNPGQWVAHCHNIYHAETGMTTVLGYQS, from the coding sequence ATGCCTGACCGTCCGCTCTCTCCCACACCGTCCTCCCCGATGCTGCTGACCCGACGAGGTGTGCTCGGACTCGGACTGGGCGCCGTCGCGGCAGCCGTGCTCGCCTCCTGCACCCCCGCGCCGCAATGGGTGACACCCACCGGCGCAGCGGTGTCCGGCACGGAGAAGAACCGCGGCGGCACCGGCCGAGTCACCACCGTCGACCTCACCGCCGCCCCCACCACGCTCGACCTGGCCGGTACCGCCGCCGCCACCTGGGCGTTCGGAGGTATCCCCGCCCCGGTAATCCGGCTCACCGCAGGCGACACGCTGAAAGCGACCGTCCGCAACCAGCTCGACGCGGACACCTCCGTGCACTGGCACGGACTCGCCCTCCGCAACGACATGGATGGGGTCCCTCCGGTAACCCAAGCCCCCATCGCCCCGGGCGGACAGTTCGCATACGAGTTCGTCACCCCGCATCCGGGCACCTACTGGTTCCACCCCCACGTCGGCCCGCAACTGGACCACGGCCTCTACGGTGCGCTCATCATCGACGACCCGGACGAGAAGGTGACGTGGGACGACGAATGGGTGCTGATCCTCGACGACTGGCTCGACGGCGTCACCGCCACCCCGGACCAGGTCCTCACCGACCTCTCGAAGGGCATGGGAGACATGGGCGGGATGGGCGACATGTTCATGCGGATGGGGAACCTGCTGATGGGCGCCACCTCCGACCTGCTCGGCGGCGACGCCGGCGACGTCTACTACCCGCACTACCTCATCAACGGCAAACCCAAAGCCGACCCCGCCCAATTCACCGGCACTCCTGGTGCCCGGGTGCGGATCCGTGTCATCAACGCCGGCAGCGACACCGCGTTCCGGTTCGCGATCGGCGGCCACACCCTGACGATCACCCACACCGACGGGTTCCCGGTGGATCCTGTCGAGGTCGACAGTGTCCTGATCGGGATGGGCGAACGCTACGACCTGCAGGTCACCCTGGACGATGGGGTGTTCCCTGTCGTCGCCGACGCGGAAGGCAAGCAGGATCGCGCGTTCGCGCTCGTTCGCACCGCCGCTGGCACGGCTCCGGCCAGCGACGTCCCCGTCGCCGAGCTCGGCACCGGCAGGGTCGGCACCGCTGCCGGACTGAGCGCGACCGCCTCCGTCACCCTGCACCAGGCATCCCCCGACCGGGTCGTGCACCTCGCGCTGACCGGGGGGATGGAGGCGTACGACTGGGGGATCAATGGGCGCCGGTTCGACATGAACGACCCGTTGCGGGACGCGCACGCGGTCAGTATGGGGGAGCGGGTGCAGTTGCGGATCCGCAATGACACCGAGATGTGGCATCCGTTCCACCTGCACGGCCACACCTACCAGCACGCGAACGGCGGCCCCCGGAAGGACACCTCCATCATCCTCCCGGGCCAGACCCTGACAGTCGACTTCGACGCCGACAACCCCGGCCAGTGGGTCGCGCACTGCCACAACATCTACCACGCCGAGACCGGCATGACCACGGTGCTCGGATACCAGTCATGA